Sequence from the Magallana gigas chromosome 4, xbMagGiga1.1, whole genome shotgun sequence genome:
GTATTCTTTCGACATCAATAACAGTCTAAATGTTAACGTTTAGTAGAGGAAAcgggaaaaaagatattttgattaaccTAGATCTAGCACCAATCAGCCACTCTGAAATcttttactagatcttgaccttaacttcaCAGATATACGCAGCACTGCTGAGGTGTACAATGAAAATATCAACGGATTTCATAAAACTTTGCATCTTTATAACAAAAACTGTAATctatttttatagaaataattCGATAAGTTGTTCGATCCTTTGTATATTATTATGCTGTTAAATACGTTTCCAACCAACCATTTCATAGACAGATAAATGAATAAGCAAATGCCTTCCATTTGATTAGTGCTCTTTCTTAGACTCAgatattaaaaatctttatttttaggACTAACATTAAAATTAGAATTGAAATTATCTAAATCTATGAGTTCTCACTTGGCTTTATAAAAGACCCCTTAAGTGCCTCAAAATTGCTTAACGACCATTAGTTTCCATTGCATGCACTTTGTTTGTGCCTGGTTACATCATTATTTTTCAAGATCATTAATCATATAAAAGTGTATGTGGCCTTTAAATAGAAAAGAATCTTCTTTCAGCACAGTCTTACAAGTGTAATGTAACTCCATTTTAGGACAAAGGAATACTGCTGCAGTTTAATCATTATAATTAGAGACAACGAATATGGCAGAATATGTGAGTATCCAATAATTCAACTTGCAACTGTGTTGCAATTTATTCTTTCATGCTTctcttcaaaattatgaattaaagataATCATGTTTATTCATACTAGAACTTAAGCATCAACTTTCATTTGTTTTTCACCATTATCTTTGAAAGACTGGGGTTATCCGAAAGTTACAAATTCGAAAACAGAACTCATAACTTAAAATCTGTCAACTACAATTTCATTTGTTCTGTTCCACGACCTTTTcgcaaacaatataaaaaacaattcaaaataccTTATTCATATaattcttgagaaaaaaaaataattcgttATACCAATTTCAGTCAAGCGGCGCGATGTACGACGTCAAAAAAATTCCCGTAATTGAGTCGTTAAACCCCTTTACggtaatatattataaaattggtTATTTACGCTAGTGATAAGTACGCGTTTACTATAATCGAACTTAAAACGAACAATATGGGTATTAAATACGCGGAAACATGAGTCTTTACCTCTGCTGTTGCAACGATTACGTCGCCGTTTAATACGAAGTCAAACTTGACATTGTTGCAAAATGCACTTAAAATGATCAAACATTCTGCTACAGCATCATTGTCAGAGAAAATATTGTTGTTCTACAAAATGAAATAAGCTTTCAAAATCTCAATAAttctttgctttttaaaatcattgcattataaatatataaattattcgTATTTTGAAGATTCAGATGGATAACGCACAACAAAAGGATTATCTCATAGTGGGGGCAATCGACTTTGGGACAACATTCTCAGGATACGCTTTTTCTACAAagcatgattttttgaaagaccCAAGAAAACTAGGAAACATTAGCATAAAGCACTGGGCGGATCCTATCAGCACAATGACGTATAACAAAACCTCAACATGcattttgttcactgaagaaaGAATATTCGACAAATTTGGTTTTGAGGCAGAGGCTAAATATTTGGACCTGATACTTGACAATGatcatgaaaattggtattttttCAGAAGATTTAAAATGTCTCTTTACGAAATACAggtaaaaatgtatatttcatttgaatcGTTAAGTTTCTTGTATTATccaatatgaattattttttgcgtATAATTTACGCccgttgttttttttgtttaaagtcaGAAGTCCAAGAAATATTAGTTGAAGATGAAACTGGAAAGACTATGTCTGCTCGAAAAGTGTTTTCCGAATCACTCAGATTTTTAGTGAATTCACTGTTTGATGAAGTGAGGAAACAACAAACCGATATTAAAATGACTGATATAAGATGGGTTGTCACAGTGCCAGCAATCTGGTCTGATCCCGCAAAAGCATTCATGAGGAAATCTGCAATAGAGGTGTTCCtttctattatatatttttaattactttaaagaaaactttgctTTATTACTTAACAAATCGGGACAACAAttgttcaataaaattaaaaacactcTGGCATATTGATATCCGATTTGAATTAGTTGATTATTACAGGCTGGAATAGACTCTGGTATGTTGACGATAGCTTTAGAACCTGAAGCGGCAGCTCTGTATGTTAAACATCTTCCTGTAGAGAAAAGAATTTGTGAAAACGAGTGCGAAGACTTTGAGACACTTGCTCCAGGTTCAAAATACATTGTTGTGGATGTTGGAGGTATGGTATGCGTTGTATCAAGCTCTAATGATAAAACGCcgcttaatgataaaaatatcattaagcgTTGCAATTGCAACCCCTAATGCTATTAATTATTGCATTAACAGTTGAAAATATCAACCACTAATGATAAATCGCCGCCTAATGgtacaatttaatcattaaGCGTTGCGAATGCAAAGCAGACCTAACGCTTAATGAAACAAGTAAAAAGCTACACGGTCAACCCCTaatgatacaaacatttttatcaataagCGTTGAAATTGCActcttaatgatataataatatatcttAATGTAGAACACTGATTTGCAATGGACGTCCGACTTGTTGTAAATGTCTATGGTggttataataaaacataagtAAACGTTATAAACATCTACACAACTCAATGAAAATCACATTTCTAGAACTCCTCCCCACCAAATAATAAAGCATTATGATGGTACTGTACATGACTACATCCACGTGTATATTCGTCCTCTTTTGACTTAAACTAAAATCTTTAGTAAAGAGATATTGAACataacattctttttaaaacaattacaatGATACATGAATGTCATTAAAATGGGTTAGTatgattgaaatattaatattgaaaaatatttgcacAGTAATTCcttaaatcaataattttattgtaaaacatctttacGTAGAGATAGGTtaaagaaggtttttttttatttaatgcacCCTGGTTTTCAAAATAGCAATTTTTATCTCCAAGAGAATGATTAgagatgtaattttttatgcCCGTTAAATGATAGCATCAGTGATATATTTAAACccaaaatgtatgttttaaacCTCTTAAATCAAAATTGCTGGGAAATTTTACGAAATAACTATCTATGCTACGGAATAACTAATTTGCTTTGATTTCCAAAATTACAGTAGAAATGAGTGTCATATTcagaagtaaaatattgtctCCAAGccctttaatttgaaataaattatatcaacaGACTTACTTTGTCATAAATGGTTAAATGATATTAGTCTGACAAAGTCAGTTGGCATTCGATTAAGTCAATTCATGGCTAaaataattatctgaaaattgaaatttttgtcttagttagatattcatttgtatatacattttcaattatattgtGACCAGAAAGCACTGGATGTTGACAGTCATCATCAAGCATTTATCAAATAGTATTGTACCATGCAAATACTGGCTACTGACATTCACCTTTTagcattatattttaatttttattgattacaatgcttaagaaaaGATTGCTAGTGATAAACTAAAATCtgagtgtcagtcgtagagttataagcgaattacagagctcacaattctttaccTGCAAACAAAGCGCATGCCATGTTTtagtttacattggttcaatgtACCGGTTTTTCAAGCtgacccctctctctctctctctctctctctctctctctctctctctctctctctctctctctctcttaattcactttaagcataaataaattgttcatagcgaataagtgtcattttgataaaaatgagcacactctacatgaaaaatgaagaaaagtgactcctgtagaataatgaccccttatagattaaaattttacattatgaaaagtttattccattgttaggcattataaccatgctGAAGTTAGCAGCCGCTAACAGCTGCCACAAAGCCAGTAGAAGCTaacagccaataaggaaaatcatcaaagtactgagagtactcatacagaaaatattttttaatctatcatcggcatactttaattaatatcaGGATGAATAATGCATCAATAATTTGTAGGAGCATTGACAACTTCGGACGCAGTAAAGATCGGCtggataaaaaatataaatgcgTCTTGTGAGCAAAAACAAAGGAGATATAAACCGTTCAAAACCACCTGGTGGTATCCgtaaagcccaaatttgagacctgAAAATAATAGTCCTATAGATCTCCTGCACTGCCCTGTAATTCGTTTGATTTACACTTTAAATAAAAGGGAGAACAATTCACCACAAGTTCAAATGACCTAAATGGACACATTTAGATTGGCAAATTTGCCGATGCAATTGAAAAATCgcgataaaataatttataaaagttaTGCAAGCTGtgcatattctttttaaataataaaggtATATGAAATGTTGTTTAGAATTATTCATGTAAAGTGTCAAGTATAGTTCAGCCGATTTATACACAAATGAAGCGTCATTTCCCGCcatatgtcgacgagagaagagacgtaactgttaacaatcaatctGTGGAAATGaaagtgtgtttgtgtgtgtttgcTACAGATATGAAcaactatatacagcgatttctTTACAAGTTctgtgtttataacttcaaaataagctgaacagtttgaaaattcaAGTAACTCAAATTCCGATATCTTGGATACGGTGTAACCCatttctattcttgtttacagCGGGGGTCATTTATCTTTATGTTTAACATGAAAGAAATAACCCCTGGGTTTATTTTCTTCAGATTATTCTACAGCAACGCGGGGGTTTCATTATTAttcgtcgaaaaatgacccaaggtcattattttacgggggtcattattcttctttacaccTGCATTATTGGCTGCAGTATATGCTATCTATATTCGGTAAATAGATATTGTAAGAAAAACTTTAGAAGCAAAGTCTTCAAGGAAAATCTTACTTGAATTCATACGATGTGTATTTTGTATATGTTATTTCATATTGCACGATTGtatctgaaataaaatgattaaatcatACCAAGaagaaagaagatgggggaacaagataacgcaaatgcccatttggtttagtcgtaaaatagaatttcatatttaattttttccaactAAATATACTTGATAATGCTatgatacaagtttacaaaaggacaatttctaactatattcagttttgagtattttaaaaaacgataagaaaaaaaaaattctaaagctTTGGttgtatcgaacccacaaccgcGAACCTTAGGCCTATAATCatacctaatgtctggtgctctaaccactgagccatttcaatcacaacacaCACCCATTGTTAAATGTTATATGCGACttcaaccacgaatttacggacttgtattatttttctaaaacgttcaattgttgcgATACAGTTGGCATTTGTAAAGTATAGTTAGTCATCTCTCCATGTTTTCGTTGATTAAAATtggtttgatttcctttaaaccttTTATAGACTATGACAATAAGATGGAGCTCAGACAcactatataaaagaaaaggcactgaagttctaaaaatggcactatttggaggttttgacacgcatacgtcagtttaaatcaacctattccaaatatttaacatatctaTGGGTTATAAATTgatgttatggtaaatatacattgttttcaataactTAGAAAGAAATAAGgagatttgttgatattttaattttaagtatcTTATCTTTTCCATTTAGGgagtttacacgccttattcatccatcttctttgttttgtactcaTTTATTCCTAAGTAATTAaccatgaaaaataacattcTTGCACATTATTTTCCATTCATAGTCTACCAAACTTCGTGACTGGAATTTGACCTAAAAAAATAGTGATAGATTATACAAAAAGCTTAGATAATATATAGAAACAAAGGTAACACATATCTAAggttatacaattttatatcaCCATCACCTTAGCcgaaagctcaagtgagttttTCCGATAAAAATTTGTCTTCTTTTTGTCGTAGTCTTGGTCGCTGTTGCTGGCCAAGGAAATTCAAGTCTGTACGAAAGAAGGATTACACCCTATTTCAAGGGAGATAAATAAGAAATCAGGAAACTTAAtatgcatttttgtttaaatatcagGTCATATCATGACCATGGGGGTAGATTGGGGCCACAGATGTGGGAGAGGTGGTCAAACTGTTACATAGTAGTATATTgtgaaactctttaaaaatctttttaccaACCGATTGAAACTTATGTGTAAACATCTCATGTAGTTTTGACtgtagtttgttcaaatcttgacCACCCAGGGGTAGGATTGGGCCACAACGGAGgatcaatattttacatatttgtaaagtgttgctcaggtgagcgatgtgacctCTGGGCCTCCAATTTTGTGATTTTGTGGTGTTTAAAATGGTAAAAGCTGTTTAAAAAGG
This genomic interval carries:
- the LOC105327030 gene encoding heat shock 70 kDa protein 12B isoform X3, translating into MAEYIQMDNAQQKDYLIVGAIDFGTTFSGYAFSTKHDFLKDPRKLGNISIKHWADPISTMTYNKTSTCILFTEERIFDKFGFEAEAKYLDLILDNDHENWYFFRRFKMSLYEIQSEVQEILVEDETGKTMSARKVFSESLRFLVNSLFDEVRKQQTDIKMTDIRWVVTVPAIWSDPAKAFMRKSAIEAGIDSGMLTIALEPEAAALYVKHLPVEKRICENECEDFETLAPGSKYIVVDVGGILLLERKWY